A single region of the Oncorhynchus keta strain PuntledgeMale-10-30-2019 chromosome 37, Oket_V2, whole genome shotgun sequence genome encodes:
- the LOC118375939 gene encoding uncharacterized protein LOC118375939: protein MPKLTLIRLCFWLCLVVSGDAVPKPTITSSCNPDKTSCTLTCEGDTTDAEPVTYSWKVGEGPWEVVGKQLIIFKSNTGKSTNSYKYTCKLNNAVSGEVSEPVGEVFGSDLYHEVGGDLVLKPEKSTVTDHITSILWKHGKNKVAEWDKDYGGLDIYGAFRNRTTLDQTTGELRISGLMKTDSGVYSVEFNRKLLDKTYTLSVIKAVPKPTITSSCNPDKTSCTLTCEGDTTDAEPVTYSWKVGEGPWEVLDKQQNVSKSNTGKSTSGYKYICKLNNAVSGEVSEPVGEVFGSEGNHEDELGVGKGEADEAAEKT from the exons ATGCCCAAACTAACGCTCATCAGATTGTGTTTCTGGCTTTGTCTGGTGGTCTCCGGAG ATGCAGTCCCCAAACCTACAATCACTTCTTCCTGTAACCCAGACAAAACctcctgcactctgacctgtgaAGGTGACACCACTGATGCTGAACCAGTCACTTACAGCTGGAAAGTGGGAGAGGGGCCGTGGGAGGTTGTAGGAAAACAGCTGATTATCTTTAAGAGCAACACTGGCAAATCAACAAACAGTTACAAGTACACCTGCAAGCTGAATAATGCTGTTAGTGGGGAAGTCAGTGAGCCAGTTGGAGAGGTGTTTGGTTCAG ATCTTTATCATGAAGTGGGTGGTGATCTGGTGTTGAAGCCAGAGAAGTCTACAGTGACTGACCACATCACAAGCATCCTATGGAAGCATGGGAAGAACAAGGTGGCAGAATGGGACAAGGATTATGGTGGCCTGGACATCTATGGTGCCTTCAGAAACCGTACAACCCTGGACCAGACTACTGGAGAGCTGAGAATCAGTGGATTGATGAAAACAGACAGTGGAGTTTATTCTGTGGAGTTCAACAGAAAACTGCTAGACAAGACATATACACTATCTGTTATCA AGGCAGTCCCCAAACCCACAATCACTTCTTCCTGTAACCCAGACAAAACctcctgcactctgacctgtgaAGGTGACACCACTGATGCTGAACCAGTCACCTACAGCTGGAAAGTGGGAGAGGGGCCGTGGGAGGTCTTAGAcaaacagcagaatgtctctaagAGCAACACTGGCAAATCAACCAGCGGTTACAAGTACATCTGCAAGCTGAATAATGCTGTTAGTGGGGAAGTCAGTGAGCCAGTTGGAGAGGTGTTTGGTTCAG AAGGGAACCATGAAGATGAGCTCGGAGTGGGCAAGGGAGAGGCTGATGAAGCAGCAGAGAAGACCTGA